From Chengkuizengella sediminis, one genomic window encodes:
- a CDS encoding glycosyl hydrolase encodes MKKVGLLFLSICLVFSIFPMMSFGFNGEVQVGSGSYTTILPLEEDRPPEWGLQPDQLAYPEPQPDISSNVTGPDAPSWKPTPTSDWWTNMNWDTFGNSQYPHPLAMKPKEGGLQIYYGGRSKIVGIPGPTEINPVIYPEQSTVMADLPTGTSNDFVLGHSNVDHFPEARTGGYSDWFVTADFYNGSTGMSVSYGHGSPYVYAEYEGGNPSLDFHTVPELFIGSENDAMIGVIANGNYYGLFGPTGSTWSGIGTTTLVNNLPAEKNYFSLVLLPDVKKRDEAIAAFDQMKSFAYSFITDTTVNWSYDEVQSKVYTNYSFTVTPKEAGAPTETLMALYATQWRGLDAGFTGYTYDSMQGQLKTLIGNSFTTEDRYTGILPSLPYLGDLSEENMNQLKFYLEEEINRHFPNPDDPLSIPGIVNTYFTGKEMTRLTTLFSLAEDLASRVSEPTDKSDFEDLAAIALEKAKFMVTDWLTASDENGNLDNQEFFYYNDTWGAMLGYREGFWSAQHITDHHFHYGYFIKAAAEIARADEQFLEDYGDMVNLIIRNVASPDRDDPMFPFLRNFDPYAGHSWADGKAAFGSGNNQESVSEAINAWTGVVLWGELLSTLPGREAEGEEIRDLGIYLYTSEVDASNEYYFDLNQDIYPEEWDQVATTIVWGGKVDNATFWTKNPAQRHAILWLPFHGGSFYLGHDTDYVLNNYNSLQDELPLFEVWGRAEEAGNPLYDYDVEQYWDDLQWMYLALADPDQALQLMNNAIASSPDGLFEVEEGNSAAFTFSWIHSLVNVGSVDETVQADYPFYTVFKSDNGDKTYVVYNMTNEIKIVNFSDGQQITVAPKSFNTDQGVYIPDTSPPSVPVGLSEKRTASNYVTLEWQPSTDDRGVVGYDIFVNGSYVDSSTEAEAQITGLTPTTTYTFTVKARDMDTISGESAPLHVSTTIIDTEAPSVPTGITSIEETDSSIHLDWNDSSDNILTVEYDVYRDGIKVATTEGSNFKDVGLEPLTFYAYQIVARDAEGNESARSEETALRSGFESGPAYTQKIIETTPTRATFIVEPYASLDEVILLIQENNIEVGYNLIKDADGVFQTTIDVPENGTLTYRYNTIDTAGVGMLSQYFSYVMGQSPEEDTEAPSPPTNLSTTAVTGTMVNLTWTASSDNMGVTGYDVYKDGVFENSTVGTSLSVTGLTENTTYTFTVVAKDGAGNVSTESNAIQVTTTDSGTGDVIVEDNYTIEIVEISATSALFKFTRTSGASNWVDFHYNINNAGQLSIRTTNNGGSFEYELTNLSSGAIIGFKYTYEEDNLATDSPEYQYSFGSDGGEPDTIPPSVPTNVSTTAVGETTVNLIWTASTDNVGVVSYDIYKDGVFENNSAGTSYTVIGLTGDTTYAFTIVAKDEAGNVSAASDIHSVTTNLPGGEDVIIEDDYTIEIVKTSATSALFKFTRNSAASNWVDIHYKINHADHLSVRAANNGGIWEYEFHNLSEGTNIEFWYTYEKDNLAYDSPSYEYIH; translated from the coding sequence TTGAAAAAAGTAGGTCTTTTATTTTTATCCATTTGTTTAGTTTTCTCAATATTTCCTATGATGTCATTTGGATTCAATGGGGAGGTACAAGTAGGTTCTGGTAGTTATACAACCATATTACCCCTAGAAGAGGATAGACCACCGGAGTGGGGTCTTCAACCTGATCAACTAGCATATCCAGAACCGCAACCTGATATTTCATCCAATGTAACGGGTCCTGATGCTCCATCATGGAAACCAACTCCAACTAGTGATTGGTGGACAAACATGAACTGGGATACGTTTGGCAACTCACAGTATCCGCATCCATTAGCGATGAAGCCTAAGGAAGGAGGTTTGCAAATTTATTACGGAGGTAGATCAAAAATAGTAGGTATACCTGGACCTACAGAAATCAATCCAGTCATTTATCCAGAGCAATCAACCGTAATGGCGGATCTACCTACAGGTACCAGTAATGATTTTGTGTTAGGTCATTCAAATGTTGATCATTTTCCAGAAGCAAGAACAGGTGGTTATAGTGATTGGTTTGTTACGGCTGATTTCTATAATGGTAGTACTGGAATGAGTGTTAGTTATGGTCATGGTTCACCCTATGTATATGCGGAATATGAAGGCGGCAATCCCTCTCTAGACTTTCATACAGTTCCAGAATTATTTATTGGTTCTGAAAACGACGCAATGATCGGAGTCATAGCGAATGGAAATTATTATGGATTATTCGGTCCAACAGGTTCTACATGGTCAGGTATCGGTACAACAACGTTAGTCAATAATTTACCAGCAGAAAAAAACTATTTTTCTCTTGTATTACTTCCTGATGTGAAAAAAAGAGATGAAGCGATCGCTGCTTTCGACCAAATGAAATCCTTTGCATATTCTTTTATTACGGATACAACAGTGAATTGGTCTTATGATGAAGTTCAAAGTAAAGTATATACAAACTATTCATTTACGGTCACTCCAAAAGAAGCAGGTGCACCAACCGAAACATTAATGGCACTGTATGCTACGCAATGGAGAGGATTGGATGCGGGTTTTACAGGTTATACTTATGATTCCATGCAAGGTCAATTAAAAACATTGATTGGCAACTCATTTACAACTGAGGATAGGTATACTGGTATACTACCATCTTTACCTTATTTGGGAGATTTAAGTGAAGAAAATATGAATCAATTGAAGTTCTATTTAGAAGAAGAGATCAATCGTCACTTCCCTAACCCTGATGATCCTTTATCCATACCAGGGATTGTAAATACCTATTTTACAGGGAAAGAGATGACGAGGTTAACGACTTTATTTAGTCTTGCAGAGGATTTGGCAAGTAGAGTGAGTGAACCAACCGATAAAAGTGATTTTGAGGATTTAGCAGCAATTGCTCTGGAAAAAGCAAAGTTTATGGTTACAGATTGGTTAACGGCATCGGATGAAAATGGAAATCTAGATAATCAAGAGTTCTTTTATTATAACGATACATGGGGGGCTATGCTTGGATATAGAGAAGGATTCTGGAGTGCTCAGCATATTACAGATCATCATTTTCATTATGGTTATTTCATAAAAGCGGCTGCTGAAATTGCTAGAGCAGATGAACAGTTTTTAGAAGATTATGGAGACATGGTGAACCTAATCATTCGAAATGTTGCTTCACCTGATCGAGATGATCCGATGTTCCCGTTTTTAAGAAATTTTGATCCGTATGCTGGACACTCATGGGCAGATGGTAAAGCAGCATTCGGTTCAGGCAATAACCAAGAGTCTGTTTCTGAAGCAATTAATGCGTGGACAGGCGTTGTTTTGTGGGGTGAGTTACTATCCACATTACCTGGAAGAGAAGCAGAAGGTGAAGAAATTAGAGATTTAGGTATTTATTTATACACTTCTGAAGTAGATGCATCCAATGAATATTATTTTGATTTGAATCAAGATATTTATCCAGAGGAATGGGATCAAGTGGCAACTACGATTGTATGGGGTGGCAAAGTAGATAATGCTACTTTTTGGACAAAAAACCCTGCGCAAAGACACGCTATTCTTTGGTTGCCGTTCCATGGAGGTTCCTTTTATTTAGGTCATGATACAGATTATGTATTAAACAATTATAACAGCTTACAGGATGAGCTTCCTTTATTTGAAGTATGGGGTCGGGCTGAGGAAGCTGGAAACCCATTGTATGATTATGATGTTGAACAATATTGGGATGATCTACAGTGGATGTATCTAGCTTTAGCAGATCCGGATCAGGCGTTGCAATTAATGAATAATGCCATTGCAAGTTCACCAGATGGATTGTTTGAAGTTGAGGAAGGAAACTCAGCAGCCTTTACGTTTAGTTGGATTCACTCTTTAGTTAATGTGGGCTCTGTGGATGAAACCGTACAGGCCGATTATCCATTTTATACGGTATTTAAATCGGATAATGGAGATAAAACTTATGTGGTTTACAATATGACGAATGAAATTAAAATCGTAAACTTCTCCGACGGACAACAGATCACTGTCGCACCAAAGAGTTTTAATACTGATCAGGGAGTGTACATTCCAGATACAAGCCCACCGTCTGTGCCAGTAGGGCTCAGTGAAAAAAGAACAGCTTCAAATTATGTGACATTGGAGTGGCAGCCTTCCACAGATGATCGAGGAGTTGTTGGATATGATATATTTGTAAACGGCAGTTATGTGGACTCTTCAACGGAAGCAGAAGCACAAATAACAGGATTAACTCCAACAACAACATATACCTTTACAGTAAAAGCAAGGGATATGGACACCATCTCGGGAGAAAGTGCTCCTCTACATGTATCGACAACGATTATAGATACGGAAGCACCTTCTGTCCCAACGGGTATAACAAGTATTGAGGAAACTGATTCATCTATCCATCTAGATTGGAATGATTCCTCGGATAATATCTTAACCGTGGAATATGATGTTTATCGTGATGGAATAAAAGTGGCAACTACAGAGGGTTCAAATTTTAAAGACGTTGGTTTAGAGCCATTAACATTTTATGCTTACCAAATTGTTGCACGAGATGCTGAAGGGAATGAATCAGCGAGAAGTGAAGAGACTGCTCTACGTTCTGGTTTTGAATCTGGTCCAGCATACACACAAAAAATTATTGAAACCACACCAACTAGAGCAACTTTTATAGTTGAACCTTATGCAAGTCTTGATGAAGTGATTTTATTAATTCAAGAAAATAACATCGAAGTTGGATATAACTTAATTAAAGATGCAGATGGTGTCTTTCAAACAACCATTGATGTACCTGAAAATGGAACCTTGACATATAGGTACAATACGATTGATACAGCAGGTGTGGGTATGTTGTCCCAATATTTTAGTTATGTTATGGGACAAAGTCCTGAAGAAGATACGGAAGCACCATCTCCCCCAACAAATTTGAGTACTACAGCAGTAACTGGAACAATGGTGAATTTAACCTGGACAGCGTCTTCAGATAATATGGGAGTCACAGGTTATGATGTTTACAAGGACGGAGTATTTGAAAATAGTACAGTAGGCACTTCACTTTCTGTAACAGGACTAACAGAAAATACAACGTATACGTTTACCGTAGTGGCAAAGGATGGAGCTGGTAATGTATCAACAGAAAGTAATGCAATTCAAGTAACTACAACTGATTCTGGAACTGGAGATGTCATTGTTGAAGACAATTATACCATTGAAATTGTTGAGATTAGTGCTACTTCAGCATTATTTAAATTTACACGTACTTCAGGGGCATCTAATTGGGTAGATTTCCATTATAATATAAATAATGCAGGACAGTTGAGCATAAGAACAACCAACAATGGAGGAAGCTTTGAGTATGAGCTTACCAATTTAAGTTCTGGTGCAATCATTGGATTCAAGTATACGTATGAAGAAGACAATCTTGCAACTGATTCACCTGAGTATCAATATTCATTTGGCTCTGATGGTGGTGAGCCGGATACAATACCGCCTAGTGTTCCAACAAATGTGAGTACAACAGCAGTAGGTGAAACAACAGTAAATTTAATCTGGACAGCGTCTACAGATAATGTAGGGGTAGTGAGTTATGATATTTACAAAGACGGAGTATTTGAGAATAATTCAGCAGGCACATCATATACCGTTATAGGACTAACAGGAGATACAACTTATGCATTTACTATAGTTGCGAAAGATGAAGCAGGCAACGTATCAGCAGCAAGTGATATTCATTCCGTGACAACTAACCTACCAGGTGGCGAAGATGTCATTATTGAGGACGATTATACCATTGAAATTGTAAAAACAAGTGCTACTTCAGCATTATTCAAATTTACACGTAATTCAGCTGCATCGAATTGGGTAGATATTCATTACAAAATAAATCATGCTGATCATTTGAGTGTAAGAGCAGCCAATAATGGCGGAATCTGGGAGTATGAGTTTCATAATTTAAGTGAGGGAACAAATATTGAATTCTGGTATACGTATGAAAAAGATAATCTAGCATATGACTCTCCATCTTATGAATATATTCATTAA
- a CDS encoding ABC transporter permease, with protein sequence MTTYIIRRLVMAIPLLLGITIISFAIIQMAPGDPTSLLMDPNISPADRAKFMEKYGLNDPLYIQYFKWVGNMLQGDFGTSLLKKGTSVTELIMNRLPNTLLLMLVSTILAFLISIPFGIYSATRPYSKTDYSVSVISFLGLATPNFWLGLMLIMFFSVKLGWFPTGGVSTLGAPFNLWDRIHHLILPAFVLASADMATLTRHTRSSMLDVTKQDYMRTARAKGFKERTVIYKHGLRNGLTPIITIFGILLPTFIGGSVIVETVFSWPGIGRLFIESAFSRDYPVIMGLTVLSSVFVVLGNIIADILYAITDPRVEY encoded by the coding sequence ATGACAACGTATATTATCCGTAGACTTGTAATGGCTATTCCCTTGTTGTTAGGAATAACGATTATCTCCTTTGCAATTATACAAATGGCTCCAGGAGATCCTACAAGCTTACTGATGGATCCTAACATAAGCCCTGCCGATAGAGCGAAATTCATGGAAAAATATGGATTAAATGATCCTCTTTATATTCAATATTTTAAATGGGTAGGTAACATGTTACAGGGGGATTTTGGAACCTCATTATTGAAAAAAGGTACCTCAGTTACGGAGTTGATCATGAACAGACTACCGAATACCTTATTGTTGATGCTTGTTTCTACGATTTTAGCATTTTTAATTTCTATTCCTTTTGGTATTTATTCTGCTACTAGACCCTATTCAAAAACAGATTATAGTGTTTCAGTGATATCTTTTTTGGGACTAGCAACTCCAAACTTTTGGTTAGGTTTAATGTTAATTATGTTTTTCTCAGTCAAACTAGGCTGGTTTCCTACCGGTGGTGTATCAACTCTAGGTGCTCCTTTTAATTTGTGGGATCGCATTCATCATTTAATATTACCAGCATTTGTGTTAGCGTCTGCTGATATGGCTACATTAACACGTCATACACGATCAAGTATGCTTGATGTAACGAAACAAGATTATATGAGAACAGCGAGGGCAAAAGGTTTCAAGGAACGAACAGTGATTTACAAACATGGTCTTCGAAATGGATTAACTCCTATAATAACAATCTTTGGTATTTTGCTACCGACATTTATCGGTGGATCTGTCATCGTTGAAACTGTATTTTCATGGCCAGGTATTGGAAGACTTTTTATTGAATCTGCATTTTCCAGGGACTATCCAGTCATTATGGGATTAACCGTATTGTCATCAGTGTTCGTTGTATTAGGAAACATCATTGCCGATATATTATATGCAATCACTGATCCGCGGGTTGAATATTAA
- a CDS encoding ABC transporter ATP-binding protein, which yields MSIQAEKRLSTNINDTTTILEVHKLKKHFPIKSGILQKTSGHIRAVDGISFSIKKGETIGIVGESGCGKSTIGRTIIRLYEPTDGQIIFKGQDISHLREAELRQSVRKNIQMIFQDPFASLNPRKTLRSILKEPLNVHKKYSGKERDEHVGLLLEKVGLNASFINRYPHEFSGGQRQRIGIARALALHPELIIADEAVSALDVSIQAQIINLMEDLQEEFGLTYIFISHDLSVVRHISDRVGVMYLGNLMELAPKQDLYTEPLHPYTQALLSAVPIPRKKGAVQRERIVLEGDLPSPANPPSGCVFHTRCSAATGECKQIIPQFKEMKKEHYVACHLYK from the coding sequence ATGAGTATACAAGCAGAAAAAAGACTATCAACTAACATTAATGATACAACTACAATACTTGAAGTACATAAACTAAAAAAACATTTTCCAATTAAAAGTGGAATATTACAAAAAACATCAGGTCATATCAGAGCAGTAGATGGTATAAGTTTTTCTATTAAAAAGGGGGAGACGATTGGTATAGTTGGGGAGTCTGGATGTGGGAAATCTACAATTGGACGAACAATCATTAGGTTATATGAACCTACCGATGGTCAAATCATTTTTAAAGGTCAAGATATTTCCCATTTACGGGAAGCTGAACTAAGACAAAGTGTTCGTAAAAATATCCAAATGATATTTCAAGATCCATTTGCTTCGTTAAATCCAAGAAAAACACTTCGTTCAATCTTAAAAGAACCTTTAAACGTCCATAAAAAGTATAGTGGCAAAGAACGCGATGAACATGTTGGTTTGCTTTTAGAAAAAGTGGGTTTAAATGCTTCCTTTATCAATCGATACCCTCATGAATTTTCTGGGGGACAACGGCAACGTATTGGTATTGCTCGTGCTTTAGCGCTTCATCCAGAGTTAATTATCGCCGACGAAGCAGTTTCGGCCTTGGATGTTTCTATTCAAGCACAAATTATTAATTTGATGGAAGACCTGCAAGAAGAGTTTGGATTAACCTATATTTTTATTTCACACGATTTAAGTGTTGTTAGGCATATTAGTGACAGAGTTGGCGTAATGTATTTAGGGAATCTTATGGAATTAGCTCCTAAACAAGATTTATATACAGAACCGCTCCATCCATATACACAAGCGTTACTTTCTGCAGTACCAATTCCACGGAAAAAAGGAGCTGTGCAACGGGAACGTATCGTTTTAGAGGGGGATTTGCCAAGTCCAGCAAATCCACCGAGTGGGTGTGTATTTCATACAAGGTGCTCGGCGGCAACGGGGGAATGTAAGCAGATCATTCCGCAATTTAAAGAAATGAAAAAAGAACATTATGTTGCTTGCCATTTGTATAAGTGA
- the opp4C gene encoding oligopeptide ABC transporter permease, with the protein MSQINTVPETTKQQLMNPNLKHKPDTMSKIIVRKFLKNRLAVFGAIVLCLIILASIFAPWLTPYTYEEQNLVNKLQPPSGDHLLGTDKFGRDILTRILFGARISLFVGFASIAGAITIGTVVGATAGYFGGWIDSILMRFVDTLYAIPTIFLLITLVTIFQPGVDKLILIFITTSWMTTARLVRGEILSLRSREFVLSAKTVGAKSGSIIFSHILPNAIGPIIVAATIGVGGLILAEAGLSYLGLGIQPPIPSWGNMLQDAQNYTIMLKAWWYPTFPGLMILITVLSFNFVGDGLRDAFDPKVNE; encoded by the coding sequence ATGTCACAAATCAATACAGTACCTGAAACAACAAAACAACAACTTATGAACCCCAATCTTAAACATAAACCAGATACCATGTCAAAAATAATCGTGCGGAAGTTTTTGAAGAATAGACTTGCAGTTTTTGGAGCTATTGTATTGTGTTTGATCATTTTAGCATCTATATTTGCTCCATGGTTAACTCCATATACTTATGAAGAACAGAACCTTGTAAATAAGCTGCAGCCTCCAAGTGGGGATCATTTATTGGGTACAGATAAGTTTGGAAGAGATATATTAACAAGGATTTTATTCGGGGCAAGGATATCATTATTTGTTGGTTTTGCATCTATTGCAGGAGCCATAACGATAGGAACTGTTGTAGGGGCTACTGCTGGTTATTTTGGAGGGTGGATTGACTCCATATTAATGAGATTTGTTGATACGCTCTATGCCATCCCAACTATTTTTTTATTAATAACGTTAGTCACGATCTTTCAACCAGGTGTGGATAAGTTAATTTTAATTTTTATTACAACGAGTTGGATGACAACGGCTAGGTTAGTACGAGGAGAGATTCTTTCATTAAGAAGCAGAGAGTTTGTGTTGTCTGCTAAAACAGTTGGAGCAAAAAGTGGATCGATTATTTTTTCACATATTTTACCAAATGCAATAGGACCGATTATTGTCGCGGCTACTATAGGAGTAGGGGGTCTCATATTAGCTGAGGCGGGACTTAGTTATTTAGGTTTAGGAATTCAGCCTCCAATCCCAAGTTGGGGGAATATGCTGCAAGATGCCCAAAACTACACGATTATGTTAAAAGCATGGTGGTATCCCACATTCCCAGGGCTAATGATATTAATTACGGTTTTAAGTTTTAACTTTGTAGGTGATGGCTTGCGTGATGCCTTTGATCCAAAAGTGAATGAGTAG
- a CDS encoding ABC transporter substrate-binding protein, which produces MKLKKVTWLLLCLTLVFSVFVSACSTNEPTSGDDPETNEEQTNEEQTNEEQASGDPQYGGTLIMGSIGAPTLFNPLYSTDTASSDIEDLIFSGPVSSDTSFEVEYDLAKDIQTSEDGLTYTVILRDDVTFHDGEPMTADDLVFTYSIPISEEYVGERASNFEMIDTITKIDEYTVEFRLKQKDATFLPTTLSYDILPEHILKDVPIADLGENEFNTKTPIGTGPFKFEEWKDGQYVKVVRNDDYYQGKPYLDAIIYKIVPDANALIAQLQAGDVDYFPGVPGSDIATVKEWATEAGVKIESGLSLAYTYLGYNQKNELFQDKKVRQALTHAIDREGIILGVLNGDGEVANVPESPLSWAYNSEVPVFEYDVNKAKQLLEEVGWADTDNDGILDKDGKKFAFEIKTNQGNKIREDIVVILQQQLKEIGIEVTPNIMEWSAYIEAISAPNWDYDALVLGWALSTFPDQYDIFHSSQREEGLNFVWYSNPEADTLIEEARQIIDRDEYKQAYGDIYKIIAEDQPYTFLYYPNTHQAIPENLEGYTFHARNDIYHPHEWWLKQE; this is translated from the coding sequence GTGAAATTAAAAAAAGTAACATGGCTTTTATTATGCCTTACATTAGTTTTTTCAGTATTTGTGTCAGCGTGTAGTACAAATGAACCAACTTCTGGGGATGATCCTGAAACAAATGAAGAACAGACTAATGAAGAACAAACAAATGAAGAACAGGCAAGTGGTGACCCGCAATATGGTGGGACATTGATTATGGGTTCAATAGGTGCTCCAACATTATTTAATCCACTATATTCAACAGATACTGCTAGTTCAGATATTGAAGATTTAATTTTTTCAGGACCTGTTAGTTCAGATACAAGTTTTGAAGTTGAATATGACTTAGCAAAAGATATTCAAACCTCGGAGGACGGTTTAACGTATACGGTTATCCTTCGAGACGATGTAACTTTCCATGATGGAGAACCAATGACTGCGGATGACTTAGTATTTACGTACAGCATCCCTATTAGTGAAGAGTATGTTGGAGAACGTGCTTCTAATTTTGAAATGATAGATACCATTACAAAAATTGATGAATATACCGTTGAGTTTAGGTTAAAACAAAAGGATGCAACATTTCTACCTACTACTTTAAGTTATGATATTTTACCTGAACATATACTAAAAGATGTACCCATTGCTGATTTAGGTGAAAATGAGTTTAATACGAAAACGCCAATTGGAACAGGACCGTTTAAATTTGAAGAGTGGAAAGACGGTCAATATGTAAAAGTAGTTCGTAACGACGATTACTACCAAGGAAAACCTTATCTTGATGCGATTATTTACAAAATTGTTCCAGATGCTAACGCACTAATTGCTCAGCTACAAGCAGGTGACGTTGATTATTTCCCAGGAGTTCCTGGAAGTGATATTGCAACGGTTAAAGAATGGGCAACTGAAGCAGGAGTGAAAATTGAATCAGGTCTTTCTTTAGCTTATACCTATTTAGGTTATAACCAAAAAAATGAGCTGTTCCAAGACAAAAAAGTTCGTCAAGCTCTGACGCATGCGATTGATCGTGAAGGAATTATTTTGGGAGTATTGAATGGAGATGGTGAGGTAGCAAATGTTCCAGAAAGTCCACTTTCTTGGGCATATAATAGTGAAGTTCCAGTATTTGAATATGATGTAAACAAAGCCAAGCAATTATTAGAAGAAGTTGGATGGGCAGATACGGATAATGATGGAATTTTAGATAAAGACGGCAAAAAATTTGCATTTGAAATTAAAACGAATCAAGGAAATAAAATTCGTGAAGATATCGTTGTTATTTTACAACAACAGTTGAAAGAAATTGGCATTGAAGTAACTCCAAATATTATGGAGTGGAGTGCATATATAGAAGCCATTTCTGCACCGAATTGGGATTATGATGCATTAGTTTTAGGCTGGGCGTTATCAACATTCCCAGACCAATATGATATTTTCCATTCAAGTCAAAGAGAAGAAGGACTTAACTTTGTATGGTATTCTAATCCAGAAGCTGACACATTAATAGAGGAAGCAAGACAAATTATTGATAGAGATGAGTATAAACAAGCTTATGGTGATATTTATAAAATTATTGCAGAAGATCAACCATATACATTTTTATATTATCCAAATACACATCAGGCAATACCAGAAAATCTAGAAGGTTATACGTTCCACGCAAGGAATGATATTTATCATCCACATGAATGGTGGTTAAAACAAGAATAG
- the bioB gene encoding biotin synthase BioB has product MITTKPNWNEYAEKAINGELLTLEEGLSVLEADDDELLSIMNAAFQVRKHYYGKKVKLNLIINAKSGLCPEDCGYCSQSIVSDAPIEKYSLLEKDTLIDGAKKAQEMKVGTYCIVASGRGPSGKELDEVIDAVKEIKDTMPMKICACLGILSDEQAARLKDAGVDRYNHNLNTSKSNYANITSTHTYDDRVDTVEQVKKSGMSPCSGCIVGMGESNQEIVETAYALRELDADSIPVNFLNAIKGTPLENMDELNPRKCLKVLALFRFINPTKEIRVSGGREVNLKSLQALGLYAANSIFVGDYLTTEGQEATADHKMVEDLGFEIEECAL; this is encoded by the coding sequence ATGATTACTACTAAACCAAATTGGAATGAATATGCTGAAAAAGCGATTAATGGTGAGTTATTAACGTTAGAAGAAGGGTTATCTGTACTAGAAGCGGATGATGATGAGTTATTATCCATTATGAACGCTGCATTCCAAGTCAGAAAACATTATTACGGGAAAAAAGTAAAGTTAAATTTAATTATAAATGCCAAAAGTGGCCTATGCCCTGAAGATTGCGGTTATTGCTCTCAGTCCATTGTTTCTGATGCACCTATTGAAAAATATTCGTTGTTAGAAAAAGATACATTAATAGACGGAGCTAAAAAAGCGCAAGAAATGAAGGTAGGTACATATTGTATTGTAGCTAGTGGAAGAGGTCCGTCAGGTAAAGAGTTAGATGAAGTGATTGATGCTGTCAAAGAAATCAAAGATACCATGCCTATGAAAATTTGTGCTTGTTTAGGGATCTTATCTGATGAGCAAGCGGCACGTCTAAAAGATGCGGGTGTAGATCGCTATAATCACAACTTAAATACTAGTAAATCCAATTATGCCAACATTACCTCAACACATACATATGATGATCGTGTAGACACAGTTGAACAAGTGAAAAAATCTGGCATGTCTCCTTGTTCAGGTTGTATTGTTGGAATGGGAGAATCCAATCAGGAGATCGTTGAAACAGCTTATGCATTACGTGAATTAGATGCAGATTCTATTCCTGTAAACTTTTTAAATGCGATTAAAGGAACCCCTTTAGAAAACATGGATGAGTTAAATCCGCGAAAATGTTTGAAAGTACTAGCATTGTTCCGTTTCATTAATCCGACAAAAGAAATTCGTGTTTCAGGCGGACGTGAAGTGAATTTAAAATCATTACAAGCACTTGGATTATATGCGGCAAACTCCATTTTTGTAGGGGATTATTTAACAACAGAAGGGCAAGAAGCTACAGCAGATCACAAAATGGTGGAAGATCTTGGATTTGAAATTGAGGAATGTGCTTTATAA
- the bioD gene encoding dethiobiotin synthase, whose translation MKSKGLFITATDTGVGKTEVAAALAAFIKNKRKIENVQLWKPVQSGVAMGDPEADSYRLLHGSGLNQKEEDIATYTFSQPLAPWIAAEREGKKINFLKLVEEGRNRLHHSDFLITEGAGGLIVPITQDKTIANLASELKLPMLLVARAGLGTVNHTCLSISYAHKMGLEVKGVILNGYQDEADPSLEENISMIEKFGGVEVLGKLPWMNYQNEQRINWTLRRKKWIEIIDKHLDLRSIFE comes from the coding sequence ATGAAAAGTAAGGGTTTATTTATTACGGCAACGGATACAGGTGTGGGAAAAACGGAAGTTGCAGCAGCACTAGCAGCTTTTATAAAAAACAAAAGAAAAATTGAAAATGTCCAATTATGGAAACCTGTGCAATCAGGAGTGGCAATGGGTGACCCAGAAGCAGATAGCTATCGATTATTACATGGAAGTGGACTGAATCAAAAGGAAGAAGATATCGCAACCTATACATTTTCCCAACCTCTAGCACCATGGATCGCAGCAGAGAGGGAAGGCAAAAAGATTAACTTTTTAAAGTTGGTGGAAGAGGGTCGTAACCGCTTGCATCATAGCGATTTTCTCATTACAGAAGGAGCAGGAGGACTCATTGTTCCCATTACTCAAGATAAAACGATAGCTAATTTAGCAAGTGAATTAAAACTTCCAATGCTTCTCGTGGCTAGAGCTGGCTTAGGTACAGTGAACCATACTTGTCTATCTATTTCCTATGCTCATAAAATGGGACTTGAGGTCAAGGGAGTTATTTTAAATGGTTATCAAGATGAAGCTGATCCTTCTCTTGAAGAGAATATCTCTATGATTGAAAAGTTTGGAGGAGTTGAAGTCTTAGGTAAACTACCGTGGATGAACTATCAAAATGAACAAAGGATTAATTGGACATTAAGAAGGAAAAAATGGATTGAAATCATAGATAAACATTTGGATTTAAGGTCTATTTTTGAATGA